From Crassaminicella indica, one genomic window encodes:
- the fliS gene encoding flagellar export chaperone FliS — protein MAIRNPYSGFNQYKQNNIMTATPQELTLMLYNGAIKFVNQAILFIEQKNVQKSHNAIMRASDIIIELNATLNMDYEISKGLRPIYDFLVEKLTEANIKKDKKILEEILPIFTDLRDTWKQAMELAKKK, from the coding sequence ATGGCAATACGTAATCCTTATAGTGGATTTAATCAATACAAGCAAAATAACATTATGACAGCAACACCGCAGGAGTTGACGTTGATGCTTTATAATGGAGCTATTAAATTTGTGAATCAAGCTATTTTATTTATAGAACAAAAGAATGTGCAAAAATCACATAATGCTATTATGAGAGCTAGTGATATTATTATAGAATTAAATGCTACATTAAATATGGATTATGAGATTTCAAAGGGATTAAGACCTATTTATGATTTTTTAGTGGAAAAACTGACAGAAGCAAATATTAAGAAGGATAAAAAGATACTAGAAGAGATTTTACCGATTTTTACTGATTTGAGGGATACTTGGAAGCAGGCTATGGAGCTTGCTAAAAAGAAATAA
- the fliD gene encoding flagellar filament capping protein FliD, translating into MDRLRITGMSGIDTESMVTQLMQAERMKVDKQYQAKELNKWRQEQYNDVNKELANFILDVTKEFGVNRKSYGSMIQDISSLSWVKKASSSNEDIFTAKATAKGITGTHSVKVKQLADGVNVASVSEVKAGTDKATKDTKLSDLGVAVGNISFKINGTEITLDNTGDDKTIDDLVTAINSATTASGDLLGLQASFDDQSGRFFLSTKETGENAQIKITDDVENLFTGANNKFNMAVYTTMEKVSESTAAVGTATNASALSSLSIADGSIRLKLGDKEATISFNATDTIEQLVEKINNSGLGITASFDDTTHKLNLNAKNQVITVLEDTQELFTGTNKFNMSTSDDYLGGKVGQSAIIDFDGAENIEYDSNQFTINGIEMDLKSVSADPENDTFKVSVDTDVDAVYDKIKFFVDKYNELIDKLNKKISEKRYRDFNPLTKEQKEAMNENDIKLWEEKAKSGLLKDDEIINRTLQSMRSGLYQKVEGLTGQFSQLTQIGITTGEWKDKGKLVISDDPQKGLKAAIKKDVDGVLELLFKPSSIIKSDATLTKDEKDTKRKESGIINRLFDDLVTGMKDIVNKSGTGDNASLYRDVKSNILIDFVTKMGSISNLDKDIFSIEKKIKDEERRLKSVEESYWRKFTAMEKALSQMQSQSSWLAGQLGGM; encoded by the coding sequence ATGGATAGATTAAGAATTACGGGGATGTCTGGTATAGATACAGAAAGCATGGTTACTCAGTTAATGCAAGCAGAACGAATGAAGGTAGATAAGCAGTATCAAGCGAAGGAGCTTAATAAATGGAGACAGGAACAATATAATGATGTAAATAAAGAGCTTGCTAATTTTATATTGGATGTTACTAAGGAATTTGGAGTAAATAGAAAAAGCTATGGTTCGATGATTCAAGATATTTCATCTTTAAGCTGGGTGAAAAAGGCCAGTAGTTCTAATGAAGATATATTTACAGCAAAAGCAACTGCTAAGGGGATAACAGGAACACATAGCGTAAAGGTTAAACAGCTAGCAGATGGAGTGAATGTAGCTAGTGTCAGTGAAGTTAAGGCAGGTACTGATAAAGCAACTAAAGATACAAAATTAAGCGATCTAGGAGTAGCAGTAGGTAATATAAGCTTTAAGATAAATGGAACTGAAATCACACTAGATAATACAGGTGATGATAAAACTATTGATGATTTAGTAACTGCAATAAATAGTGCAACAACAGCTAGTGGAGACTTATTAGGGCTTCAAGCAAGCTTTGACGATCAATCAGGAAGATTCTTTTTATCTACTAAAGAAACAGGGGAAAATGCACAGATAAAAATAACAGATGATGTTGAAAACTTATTTACTGGAGCTAATAATAAATTTAATATGGCTGTTTATACAACGATGGAGAAGGTTTCAGAAAGTACTGCTGCAGTAGGTACTGCTACAAATGCAAGTGCTTTATCTTCATTAAGCATCGCTGATGGAAGCATAAGACTTAAATTGGGAGATAAAGAAGCTACAATTTCTTTTAATGCTACTGATACAATTGAACAGTTGGTTGAAAAGATAAATAATTCAGGGTTAGGGATTACTGCAAGCTTTGATGATACTACTCATAAGCTTAATTTAAATGCTAAAAATCAAGTAATAACAGTTTTGGAGGATACTCAAGAATTATTTACAGGAACAAATAAGTTTAATATGTCTACATCTGATGATTATTTAGGAGGTAAAGTAGGTCAAAGTGCTATTATAGATTTTGATGGGGCAGAAAATATTGAATATGATTCTAATCAATTTACTATTAATGGTATAGAAATGGATTTAAAATCTGTATCAGCAGATCCTGAAAATGATACATTTAAAGTTAGTGTAGATACAGATGTAGATGCTGTTTATGATAAGATTAAATTTTTTGTAGATAAATATAATGAATTAATAGATAAATTGAATAAAAAAATATCTGAAAAGAGATATAGAGACTTTAATCCTTTAACAAAAGAACAAAAAGAGGCTATGAATGAAAATGATATTAAGCTTTGGGAGGAGAAAGCAAAGAGTGGTCTTTTAAAAGATGATGAAATCATTAACCGTACTCTTCAGAGCATGAGAAGTGGATTGTATCAAAAAGTTGAAGGGCTTACAGGTCAATTTAGTCAATTAACACAAATTGGGATAACTACAGGAGAATGGAAGGACAAAGGAAAATTAGTCATTAGTGATGATCCACAAAAAGGATTAAAAGCAGCTATCAAAAAAGATGTAGATGGTGTATTAGAGCTTTTGTTTAAACCTTCTTCTATTATAAAAAGTGATGCTACTCTTACAAAAGATGAAAAAGATACTAAGAGAAAAGAATCAGGGATTATAAATCGTTTATTTGATGATCTTGTAACAGGAATGAAAGATATTGTAAATAAATCAGGAACAGGAGATAATGCATCATTATATAGAGATGTAAAAAGTAACATACTAATAGATTTTGTTACTAAGATGGGTTCTATCAGTAATTTGGATAAAGATATTTTTAGTATAGAGAAAAAAATTAAAGATGAAGAAAGAAGATTGAAAAGCGTTGAAGAAAGTTATTGGAGAAAATTCACAGCTATGGAAAAGGCATTAAGCCAAATGCAATCTCAAAGCTCATGGCTAGCGGGACAACTAGGCGGTATGTAA
- a CDS encoding flagellar protein FlaG, with translation MKIDGVMSISNQYQFMGNDLGADRNTEEAVQNTEAAQSKRENFPGEHQLIEAIEKSNKDLKLDNTSLHFSIHEKTKQIMVKIIDNETKETIREIPSEKILDMVAAMMERTGLFVDQKA, from the coding sequence ATGAAGATCGATGGAGTAATGAGCATAAGCAATCAATATCAATTTATGGGAAATGATTTAGGAGCAGACAGAAATACAGAAGAAGCAGTACAAAATACAGAAGCTGCTCAAAGCAAAAGGGAAAACTTTCCTGGAGAACATCAACTGATAGAGGCTATAGAAAAATCAAATAAAGATTTAAAGCTAGATAATACAAGCTTGCATTTTTCAATTCATGAAAAAACAAAGCAGATCATGGTAAAGATTATTGATAATGAGACAAAAGAAACGATTCGAGAAATCCCATCAGAAAAAATATTAGATATGGTAGCAGCGATGATGGAAAGGACTGGACTATTTGTAGATCAAAAGGCATAA
- a CDS encoding AAA family ATPase, whose amino-acid sequence MKKVPIGISDFKKLITENYYYVDKSLFIKEIINDGSEVILLPRPRRFGKTLNMSMLRYFFEKNDEDNKYLFENLKVNKYKDIMDMQGKYPVIYLTFKDIKDGNFQKCYEKMKEIISKEYSRHRYLIESQFLNEEDEIYFKDILYKRASQVEYETSLKNLSKFLSEYYNQKTIVLIDEYDTPIQSGYLSGYYKEIIEFMRNFLSGALKDNEYLQKGVLTGILRVAKESIFSGLNNLEVFTILKNSYGDKFGFLESEVEEILKHYNIEYEMDEVRKWYNGYIFGENVIYNPWSILNYVKNHENGFRPYWVNTSSNDLVKIVLTKAGETVKKELEDLIKGKAIVKQINEDIVMNDVENGSENVWSFLLFSGYLKVINENLKMGRSFCTLEIPNFEVKYLYEEIILSWFKESINNEKFNYMLKSLTTGDIETFEDIFSEYIIKSASYFDIEESEKFYHAFVLGILVALNEEYEVKSNRESGYGRYDIMIIPKDKSKMGIIIEFKNVSKRRKETLEIAADKAIAQIKDKNYKQELLDMGIENIMELGIAFEGKEVLVVEG is encoded by the coding sequence ATGAAGAAAGTACCGATAGGAATAAGTGATTTTAAAAAATTGATAACTGAAAATTATTATTATGTAGATAAGAGTTTATTTATAAAGGAAATAATAAATGATGGTTCGGAAGTAATACTTCTTCCAAGACCTAGGCGTTTTGGGAAGACACTTAATATGAGTATGCTTAGGTATTTTTTTGAGAAAAATGATGAAGATAATAAATATTTATTTGAGAATTTAAAGGTGAATAAGTATAAAGATATAATGGATATGCAGGGGAAATACCCAGTCATATATCTAACATTCAAAGATATAAAAGATGGAAATTTTCAAAAGTGTTATGAAAAAATGAAAGAAATTATATCGAAAGAATATTCAAGACATAGGTATTTGATAGAAAGTCAATTTTTAAATGAAGAAGATGAAATATATTTTAAAGACATATTATATAAGAGAGCATCTCAAGTTGAATATGAAACAAGTCTTAAAAATTTAAGTAAGTTTTTAAGTGAATATTATAATCAAAAAACAATTGTGTTGATAGATGAATATGATACACCAATACAAAGTGGATATTTAAGTGGATACTATAAAGAAATAATAGAATTTATGAGAAATTTTTTGAGTGGTGCTCTTAAAGATAATGAGTATTTGCAAAAGGGAGTTCTTACTGGAATATTAAGAGTAGCAAAAGAAAGTATATTTTCAGGACTTAATAATTTGGAAGTTTTTACTATATTAAAAAATAGCTATGGTGATAAATTTGGTTTTTTAGAAAGTGAAGTAGAAGAAATATTAAAGCATTATAATATAGAATATGAAATGGATGAAGTTAGAAAATGGTATAATGGATATATATTTGGAGAAAATGTGATATACAATCCATGGTCAATACTAAATTATGTAAAAAATCATGAAAATGGATTTAGACCTTATTGGGTAAATACGAGCAGTAATGATTTAGTAAAAATAGTATTGACAAAAGCAGGAGAAACAGTAAAAAAAGAACTTGAAGATTTGATAAAAGGAAAAGCTATTGTAAAACAAATAAATGAAGATATAGTGATGAATGATGTAGAAAATGGATCGGAAAATGTATGGAGTTTTTTGCTTTTTAGTGGGTATTTAAAAGTTATAAATGAAAATTTAAAAATGGGGAGAAGTTTTTGTACATTAGAAATACCAAATTTTGAAGTGAAATATCTATATGAAGAAATAATATTGTCTTGGTTTAAAGAAAGTATTAATAATGAAAAATTTAATTATATGCTAAAGAGCTTGACAACAGGAGATATAGAAACATTTGAAGATATATTTAGTGAGTATATAATAAAAAGTGCAAGCTATTTTGATATAGAGGAAAGTGAAAAATTCTATCATGCATTTGTGCTTGGAATTTTAGTAGCGTTAAATGAGGAATATGAAGTAAAATCAAATAGAGAAAGTGGATATGGAAGATATGATATAATGATAATACCTAAAGATAAAAGTAAGATGGGTATAATAATAGAATTTAAAAATGTAAGCAAAAGAAGAAAAGAAACATTGGAAATTGCAGCAGATAAAGCAATAGCGCAAATAAAAGATAAGAATTATAAACAGGAATTATTGGATATGGGAATTGAAAACATAATGGAGCTAGGAATAGCATTTGAAGGAAAAGAAGTTTTAGTAGTTGAGGGATAA
- a CDS encoding AAA family ATPase, with the protein MKKVPIGISDFKELITENYYYVDKSLFIKGIIDDGAKVILLPRPRRFGKTLNMSMLRYFFEKSDEDNKYLFENLKVNKYKDIMGMQGKYPVIYLTFKDVKDTKFKKSYEKVKDIISDEYDKFRYLLESEYLSDVEKIYFKKVLYKEASQGEYEMSLKNLSKYLYKHYKQKIIILIDEYDVLIQSGYLNNYYSESIEFMRNFLSGALKDNIYLEKGVVTGILRVAKESIFSGLNNLKVCTMLNEDYSSNFGFLEYEVKKILKYYNIEYEIDEVRNWYNGYIFGENVIYNPWSILSYVDNYKEGFKAHWVNTSSNDLVKEILTSSGEAVKKELEDLMMGKDIIKIINEDISMKDIDKSAESVWSFLLFSGYLKVVRKKRKEGRLYCNLKIPNKEVLYLYEEIIMMWFKENINNEKFNLMLKSLINKDIETFEDILAEFVLSSISYFDVSGDDSEKVYHAFVLGMLIALSNEYEVKSNKESGYGRYDVALIPKDKNKLGIIMEFKKVNKRRKETLEIACNNALKQIKEKNYKQELLDRGVRDIIELGIAFEGKEVLVVEG; encoded by the coding sequence ATGAAGAAAGTACCGATAGGAATAAGTGATTTTAAAGAGTTGATAACTGAAAATTATTATTATGTAGATAAAAGTTTATTTATAAAAGGAATCATAGATGATGGAGCAAAGGTAATACTGCTTCCAAGACCTAGGCGTTTTGGAAAGACACTTAATATGAGTATGCTTAGATATTTTTTTGAGAAAAGTGATGAAGATAATAAATATTTATTTGAGAATTTAAAGGTGAATAAGTATAAAGATATAATGGGTATGCAGGGGAAATACCCAGTCATTTATCTAACCTTTAAAGATGTAAAAGATACAAAATTTAAAAAATCCTATGAAAAAGTAAAAGATATTATATCTGATGAATATGATAAATTTAGATATTTACTAGAATCTGAGTACTTAAGTGATGTTGAAAAGATTTATTTCAAAAAAGTGCTATATAAAGAAGCTTCTCAAGGTGAATATGAAATGAGCTTAAAAAATTTAAGCAAATATTTATATAAACACTATAAACAAAAAATAATTATTTTGATAGATGAATATGATGTTCTTATTCAAAGTGGATATTTAAATAACTATTATAGTGAAAGTATAGAATTTATGAGAAATTTTTTAAGTGGTGCTTTAAAAGATAATATATATTTAGAAAAAGGAGTAGTAACTGGAATATTAAGAGTTGCGAAAGAAAGTATATTTTCAGGACTTAATAATTTAAAAGTTTGTACAATGCTAAACGAAGATTATAGCAGTAACTTTGGTTTTTTAGAATATGAAGTGAAAAAAATTTTAAAATACTATAATATAGAGTATGAAATTGATGAAGTTAGAAATTGGTACAACGGATATATATTTGGAGAAAATGTAATATATAATCCATGGTCAATACTTAGCTATGTAGATAACTACAAAGAAGGATTTAAAGCTCATTGGGTAAATACAAGCAGTAATGATTTAGTCAAAGAAATTCTTACAAGTTCAGGAGAAGCAGTTAAAAAGGAACTCGAAGATTTAATGATGGGTAAAGACATTATTAAAATAATAAATGAAGATATATCGATGAAGGATATAGATAAAAGTGCAGAAAGTGTATGGAGTTTTTTACTTTTTAGTGGATACTTAAAAGTTGTAAGGAAAAAGCGTAAAGAAGGAAGACTTTATTGCAATTTAAAAATACCAAATAAAGAGGTATTATATTTGTATGAAGAAATAATTATGATGTGGTTTAAGGAAAATATAAATAATGAAAAATTCAATTTGATGTTAAAAAGTTTAATAAATAAAGATATAGAAACATTTGAAGACATATTAGCTGAATTTGTATTAAGTAGTATAAGTTATTTTGATGTATCTGGTGATGATAGTGAAAAGGTATATCATGCATTTGTTCTTGGGATGCTAATAGCACTTTCAAATGAATATGAGGTTAAATCAAACAAAGAAAGTGGATATGGAAGATATGATGTAGCATTAATTCCAAAAGATAAAAATAAACTAGGGATAATTATGGAGTTTAAAAAAGTAAATAAAAGAAGAAAAGAAACTTTAGAAATAGCTTGTAATAATGCATTAAAGCAAATAAAAGAAAAAAATTACAAACAGGAATTATTAGATAGAGGAGTTAGAGATATAATAGAGCTTGGGATTGCTTTTGAAGGAAAAGAAGTTTTAGTAGTTGAGGGATAA
- the hpf gene encoding ribosome hibernation-promoting factor, HPF/YfiA family, with protein sequence MIVKVSGKNLEITDALKDMVEGKLERFGKYFKEDTEAQATLSVEKNRQIIEITIPINGTILRAEEATEDMYSSVDKAIDKLKKQIQKHRTKLEKRNKGHDTIRFENIPTLKDTFDEESHIVKTKRFPVKPMDAEEAVLQMELLGHNFFVFTNSDTDDVNVVYKRKDGNYGLIEPTY encoded by the coding sequence ATGATAGTGAAAGTAAGTGGAAAAAATTTAGAGATTACAGATGCATTAAAGGACATGGTAGAAGGGAAATTAGAAAGATTTGGAAAATACTTCAAGGAGGATACAGAGGCTCAAGCGACATTAAGTGTAGAAAAAAATAGACAGATTATTGAGATTACAATACCTATCAATGGAACTATCCTTAGAGCAGAAGAAGCTACTGAGGATATGTATTCATCAGTAGATAAAGCAATTGATAAATTAAAAAAACAGATTCAAAAACATAGAACAAAGCTTGAAAAGAGAAATAAAGGGCATGATACTATTCGATTTGAAAATATTCCGACTTTAAAGGATACTTTTGATGAAGAATCGCATATTGTAAAAACTAAGAGATTTCCAGTAAAGCCTATGGATGCAGAAGAAGCAGTATTGCAGATGGAGCTTTTAGGACACAACTTCTTTGTATTTACGAATAGTGATACAGATGATGTAAATGTTGTATATAAAAGAAAAGATGGAAATTATGGTTTGATTGAACCAACATACTAA
- a CDS encoding DUF5317 family protein, which translates to MVGTIIGFILGKIRGGKLRNLKFLHIRLWPLLILSLLMQVVLIFSDKVPLLIKYSTYVYSFSLILAVIALVVNIDKKGFWAILIGVILNLILIFIDPAKLPAFLSVLNFRIVIPKYYILSDELGIGDMFVSLGMLLFIHGEMLRSRFGQRPTTMIKFQYKGKQ; encoded by the coding sequence ATGGTAGGGACAATTATAGGTTTTATTTTGGGAAAAATAAGAGGAGGTAAATTAAGAAATTTGAAGTTTTTGCATATACGATTGTGGCCTTTACTTATTCTTTCGTTGTTGATGCAAGTTGTTCTAATTTTTTCTGATAAAGTTCCTTTGTTGATTAAATATAGCACGTATGTTTATAGTTTTTCATTAATTTTAGCAGTAATTGCTTTGGTGGTGAATATAGATAAAAAAGGATTTTGGGCAATACTTATAGGTGTAATACTAAATTTAATACTGATCTTTATTGATCCTGCAAAACTGCCTGCATTTTTATCTGTTTTGAACTTTCGTATTGTTATTCCAAAATATTATATTTTATCAGATGAATTAGGCATAGGTGATATGTTTGTCAGTTTAGGAATGCTTTTATTTATACATGGGGAAATGCTTAGAAGTAGATTTGGACAAAGACCTACAACAATGATAAAATTTCAATATAAAGGGAAACAATAA
- the flgN gene encoding flagellar export chaperone FlgN, with protein sequence MDKKQIIDELINISKKKEEALKELLDLTKIQEALINNQDLENLAEVINKKQMIMKSIDDIDMHFLGIYNRFKKALGIRAIEDIDTSKYPALKDLKLNISNIMILLKAIEDIDKRNNSQLHAAFDKVKEDMKKLKAKKQSSKIASSYQRKYAAVQGVFIDHK encoded by the coding sequence ATGGATAAAAAACAAATTATTGATGAGTTGATCAATATTTCTAAAAAAAAGGAAGAAGCTTTAAAAGAATTATTGGATTTAACAAAAATACAAGAAGCTTTGATAAATAATCAAGATTTAGAAAACCTAGCTGAAGTTATAAATAAAAAGCAGATGATTATGAAAAGTATAGATGATATTGATATGCACTTTTTAGGTATTTACAATCGCTTCAAAAAAGCATTGGGTATTAGAGCTATAGAAGATATAGATACATCGAAATATCCTGCTTTAAAGGATTTAAAGTTAAATATCAGCAATATTATGATATTGCTTAAGGCTATTGAAGATATAGATAAGAGGAATAATTCTCAATTGCATGCAGCATTTGACAAAGTAAAAGAAGATATGAAGAAATTAAAAGCTAAGAAGCAAAGCTCTAAAATTGCATCAAGCTATCAGCGAAAATATGCAGCTGTACAAGGTGTATTTATTGACCATAAATAA
- the secA gene encoding preprotein translocase subunit SecA encodes MKMKLLEKIFGSFNDREVKRLFKIVDKIEAFEEKIKKLSDEDLKNKTNEFKDLLSKGKTLDDILPEAFAVVREAAFRTLGMRHFPVQLLGGIVLHQGRIAEMKTGEGKTLVATAPVYLNALEGKGVHVVTVNDYLAKRDMEWMSKVYNFLGLTVGCIVHGMSNEERRAAYNADITYGTNNEFGFDYLRDNMVLYKEEMVQRPLNYAIVDEVDSILIDEARTPLIISGAGQKSTRLYQIVDQFVKTLKKEEDYVIDEKANTVVLTDESGGGVEKAEKFFGLENLADLENMEISHHINQALRAHTMMKRDKDYVVRDGEIIIVDEFTGRLMFGRRYSDGLHQAIEAKEGLEVQRESKTLATITLQNYFRMYNKLAGMTGTAKTEEDEFRHIYNMDVVVIPTNKPIQRKDLPDSIYKTEEGKFKAVINQIVEKHKVGQPVLVGTISIENSELLSKMLKRQGVPHEVLNAKHHEREAEIISQAGRLGAVTIATNMAGRGTDIVLGGNPEFMAKKEMKKMGYSDNVLSMVTSFSHTDDEEIIKARKVYNDLYSEIKKTTDAERDKVLAVGGLAILGTERHESRRIDNQLRGRSGRQGDPGSSQFFISLEDDLMRLFGSERIQGVVEKLGMEDDEPIEAKILSKSIESAQKRVEGRNFAIRKHVLQYDDVMNKQREVMYKERKRVLEGENLREHIMGMLSSLVDSAIENYTAEAKYPEEWDLKGLEDYLKTIFLPKGSLQFDDLEEMTKEDLKIRIMKIAENLYQQKEEEVGPERMRELERVILLRIVDTKWMDHIDAMDQLRQGISLRAYGQEDPVRAYQMEGFDMFEAMIASIQEDTLKHLFNVTVQTETERKQVVKVTGTSGPDAPVGKKPVTKEKRVGRNDPCPCGSGKKYKKCCGK; translated from the coding sequence ATGAAAATGAAGCTTTTAGAAAAGATATTTGGTAGCTTTAATGATAGAGAGGTAAAAAGGCTTTTTAAGATAGTTGATAAAATAGAAGCTTTTGAAGAGAAGATTAAGAAATTAAGTGACGAAGACCTAAAAAATAAAACAAATGAATTTAAAGATTTATTAAGTAAAGGAAAAACATTAGATGATATACTTCCAGAGGCTTTTGCAGTAGTAAGAGAAGCAGCTTTTAGAACTTTAGGCATGAGACACTTTCCTGTACAGCTTTTAGGAGGAATTGTCCTTCATCAAGGAAGAATTGCAGAGATGAAGACAGGAGAAGGTAAAACATTGGTTGCAACAGCTCCGGTGTATTTAAATGCCCTAGAAGGGAAGGGAGTACATGTTGTAACTGTAAATGATTACTTAGCAAAGCGTGATATGGAATGGATGAGCAAAGTATATAATTTCTTAGGCTTAACAGTAGGCTGTATTGTTCATGGAATGAGCAATGAAGAAAGAAGAGCTGCATATAATGCAGATATTACTTATGGAACAAATAATGAATTTGGGTTTGATTATTTAAGAGATAATATGGTGTTATATAAAGAGGAAATGGTGCAAAGACCTCTAAATTATGCTATTGTGGATGAGGTAGACAGTATTTTAATTGATGAAGCTAGAACACCTCTTATTATTTCTGGAGCAGGACAAAAATCGACAAGACTTTATCAAATTGTGGATCAATTTGTAAAGACTCTAAAAAAAGAAGAGGATTATGTAATAGATGAAAAAGCGAATACAGTAGTGCTTACAGATGAGTCAGGTGGAGGTGTTGAAAAGGCTGAAAAGTTCTTTGGTCTTGAAAATTTAGCAGATTTAGAAAATATGGAAATATCACATCATATAAATCAAGCATTAAGAGCTCATACTATGATGAAGAGAGATAAGGATTATGTTGTAAGAGACGGAGAAATTATTATTGTTGATGAATTTACAGGAAGACTTATGTTTGGTAGAAGATATAGTGATGGGCTTCATCAAGCAATAGAGGCAAAGGAAGGCTTAGAGGTACAAAGAGAATCAAAAACTTTGGCTACTATTACTCTTCAAAATTATTTTAGAATGTATAATAAATTAGCTGGTATGACAGGAACAGCAAAGACAGAAGAAGATGAATTCAGGCATATATATAATATGGATGTTGTTGTGATTCCAACTAATAAGCCTATTCAGAGAAAGGATTTACCTGATTCGATATATAAAACAGAAGAAGGAAAATTCAAAGCAGTAATAAATCAGATTGTTGAAAAACACAAAGTTGGTCAGCCAGTTCTTGTAGGTACTATATCTATAGAAAACTCTGAGCTTTTGAGTAAGATGTTGAAAAGACAAGGTGTTCCACATGAAGTGCTAAATGCAAAGCATCATGAAAGAGAAGCAGAGATAATATCACAAGCAGGAAGACTTGGAGCTGTGACTATTGCTACTAATATGGCAGGACGTGGTACAGATATTGTTTTGGGTGGAAATCCAGAGTTTATGGCAAAAAAAGAAATGAAAAAGATGGGATATAGTGATAATGTACTATCTATGGTTACAAGCTTTTCCCATACAGATGATGAAGAGATTATAAAAGCAAGAAAGGTATATAATGACCTTTATAGTGAAATCAAAAAGACTACAGATGCTGAACGCGATAAGGTGTTAGCAGTAGGAGGACTTGCTATTCTTGGTACTGAAAGACATGAATCAAGAAGGATTGACAATCAGTTAAGAGGTCGTTCAGGACGTCAGGGAGATCCAGGTTCGTCACAGTTTTTTATATCTCTTGAAGATGATTTGATGAGATTATTTGGGAGTGAAAGAATACAAGGTGTTGTAGAAAAATTAGGAATGGAAGATGATGAGCCTATTGAAGCTAAAATTCTTTCAAAATCAATAGAAAGTGCACAAAAAAGAGTAGAAGGTAGAAACTTCGCTATAAGAAAGCATGTTCTTCAATATGATGATGTTATGAACAAGCAAAGAGAAGTTATGTATAAAGAAAGAAAAAGAGTTCTTGAAGGAGAAAATTTAAGAGAGCATATTATGGGGATGCTTTCAAGCTTAGTAGATAGTGCTATTGAAAATTATACGGCTGAAGCTAAATATCCTGAAGAATGGGATTTAAAAGGGTTGGAGGATTATCTAAAAACAATATTCCTGCCAAAGGGAAGCCTTCAGTTTGATGATTTAGAAGAAATGACAAAGGAAGATTTAAAGATAAGAATAATGAAAATAGCAGAGAATTTGTATCAACAAAAGGAAGAAGAAGTTGGACCAGAAAGAATGAGAGAATTAGAGAGAGTAATTCTACTTCGAATTGTAGATACAAAATGGATGGATCATATTGATGCTATGGATCAATTAAGACAGGGGATTAGTCTTCGTGCTTATGGACAGGAGGATCCAGTAAGAGCTTATCAGATGGAAGGCTTTGATATGTTTGAAGCTATGATAGCTAGTATTCAAGAGGATACATTAAAACATTTATTTAATGTAACAGTTCAAACAGAAACAGAGAGAAAACAGGTTGTAAAGGTAACAGGAACTAGTGGACCGGATGCACCTGTAGGAAAGAAACCAGTTACGAAGGAAAAAAGAGTGGGAAGAAATGATCCTTGTCCTTGTGGAAGTGGGAAAAAATATAAAAAGTGCTGTGGCAAATAA